In Aedes albopictus strain Foshan chromosome 3, AalbF5, whole genome shotgun sequence, the genomic window CTACGAACGAGACGAAGCCTTGAAGCTGATAGTGCGATGCGTGCAAGAGGAGGCATTCCAACCGGAACTGCGTGCATTGAAGGAAGGCGGTACACATCGCCTACGGAGtctccacctgttcatcgatcCTGTTGACGGGATTCTGCGAGTTGGTGGTCGTGTCAAGAAGGCTTTCATTCCGTATGATAGTCGCCACCAAATGTTGCTGCCACCAAACCATCCCTTCCCCGAACTGCTGATCCGCCATGAGCATCAGAGTAACCTTTCACGCAGGACAAAAGGCGTTGCTTGCAATCGTACGACAGCGGTTCTGGCCATTGCAGGCTAAGAACATTATTCGGAAGGTGATAAGGCACTGTATCCCGTGCTTCCGAGCAAATCCGATGAAGACGACGCAGTTGATGGGCGATCTCCCATCCTATCGTGTCCAGGATTATGCGGGACCTTTTTTGATCAAGTCGCTCACCCAGGCACGCAAACCGATGATCACGAAAGGGTACGTATGTCTCTTTGTTTGTCTCAGTACGCGCGCCATCCACCTTGAACTGGTGTCAAGCCTCACGACCGAAGCCTTCCTTGCAACCTTGAGGCGGTTCACTGGACGACGAGGACCTGTCAGCAAGATCTATTCCGACAATGCGACAAATTTTGTCGGGGCTGAAGCCGAGTTGGAACAGCTGGGCAAATTTTTCGCTGACGAACATCACATCAAGGAGCTGACTGAGTTCTGCGGAAGCCGATCGATTTCGTGGAGTTTCATCCCACCGAGGAGTCCCCACTTTGGAGGGATTTGGGAGTCCGGGGTTAAATCCGTAAAACACCACTTGAAAAGAGTAGTCGGAAACCAGAAGTTAACGTTCGAGGAAATGAGCACAGTACTTGTTCAGATTGAATCGGTGCTCAACTCACGACCACTCACGTCATGCTCCGATGACCCCAACGATTTGACCGCCGTAACCCCAGCACATTTCTTGGTTGGACGGCAAATGCAGTCAATCCCCGAGCCATCGTATACCAATATGAAGCTCTCGACGTTGACACGGTGGCAACTAGTGCAGGCCACTCTACAACATTTCTGGAAAAGGTGGCTTGCCGAATATCTGCCGGAGTTGCAGAACCGCCAGAAATGGTTCAAGACAACCCAAATCAAACCTGGTGCCTTAGTGCTCATCAATGATCCCAATGCTCCGCCGATGCAATGGCAACTCTGCAGAATCATCGAGACTCATCCGGGTAGCGACAACATCACCAGGGTAGTAACTCTGCGTACCGCCAGGGGTGAATGCAAACGAGGCGTCACCGAGATTTCCCTTCTTCCACTGGATCAGGAGGAGCAGAAGCTGGACCATTGAAATAGCCATTTCAATGCGGGGGAGGATGTATAAACCTTGAATTAATTGTCCGAACCTGTGCATACTAAACCTTGTTCTTTTTTATGCTCACTGAGAAACCAAAGTACTCTTTAAAGGGTGAAAAAGTACCCTCTTTGACAGTTAGCGCTCAACTTCCGAGCCGATCAGACGCGTTTGAGCACGGTAGTCGTCTGCGGAAGCCAATCGCCGGCATATAGTAGTTTTCTCTGGAAAGCGTGTTTCCTTGAGTGAAATATATCGCTAGTTTCGTTGGCGTTTTATTGCCGTCGCGTGTGATGTCCGCGATAAAACGACGCGAAAACACATTTCGCATTGACTATGCGAATGTGTCGAAGAAGCCATCGTCCGAAGAGGTCCACCAGTTTGTTGGTGCGACGCTGGGCCTAAAGCGCGGGGAGGTATTGCGGATTCAATACAGCCGCAACCTCGGCATCGCGTTCGTCAAGACCACTTGCCTAGAGGTGGCACAGAAAATCGTCGACGATAACGACGACAAACACGAGCTGACAGTGGATGGGAAGGTATACAAGCTTCATTTGGAGATGGAAGACGGGGCGGTGGAAGTGAAGCTCTTCAACCTCTCAGAGGACGTAACGAatgagaaaatcgtcaaattcctCGGTGCCTATGGCGAGGTGTTGTCCATACGCGAGGAGTTGTGGGACGAGAAACATCTGTTCGCCGGGCTACCTACCGGTGTTCGTGTCGTACGAATGATCGTGAAGAGGAACATTGCCTCGTACGTCACGATCGACTCTGAATCGACCCATCTCACGTATTATGGCCAGCACCAAACATGTCGGTACTGTAGCGAGTTTGTGCACAA contains:
- the LOC134290627 gene encoding uncharacterized protein LOC134290627; this translates as MKTTQLMGDLPSYRVQDYAGPFLIKSLTQARKPMITKGYVCLFVCLSTRAIHLELVSSLTTEAFLATLRRFTGRRGPVSKIYSDNATNFVGAEAELEQLGKFFADEHHIKELTEFCGSRSISWSFIPPRSPHFGGIWESGVKSVKHHLKRVVGNQKLTFEEMSTVLVQIESVLNSRPLTSCSDDPNDLTAVTPAHFLVGRQMQSIPEPSYTNMKLSTLTRWQLVQATLQHFWKRWLAEYLPELQNRQKWFKTTQIKPGALVLINDPNAPPMQWQLCRIIETHPGSDNITRVVTLRTARGECKRGVTEISLLPLDQEEQKLDH